A single window of Desulfuromonas sp. TF DNA harbors:
- the rpoB gene encoding DNA-directed RNA polymerase subunit beta, with the protein MAYSIANNQLLRKHFAEIKRIIDIPNLIDIQKNSYKRFLQAELPPSARQNIGLEAVFRSVFPIRDFSETSSLEYVSYSLGIPKYDVDECHQRGMTFAAPVKVRVRLVSWDVDKESGVQSIRDIKEQEVYFGEIPLMTENGTFIINGTERVIVSQLHRSPGVFFDHDKGKTHSSGKILYSARVIPYRGSWLDFDFDHKDIFYVRIDRRRKLPATVLLKALGYSAEELLNYYYDVELIAFDGEGYKKRVNLDLLTGQRASVDVVAADGEVVIKANRKFTKAGIRKLAEKGIEFIPVLEEDVIGKVASTDIVDTATGEVIVECNEEISLAKLEELRSRGINEFPVLFIDNLYVGPYLRDTLLLDKIVTPEDAMIEIYRRLRPGDPPTIKSATALFESLFFNPERYDLSVVGRLKLNYKLGLETPLEHTTLTKEDILEVVRYLIGLRNGRGNIDDIDHLGNRRVRAVGELLENQYRVGLVRMERAIKERMSLQEVDSLMPHDLINSKPVSAVVKEFFGSSQLSQFMDQTNPLSEITHKRRLSALGPGGLTRERAGFEVRDVHPTHYGRVCPIETPEGPNIGLIASLSTYARINEHGFVETPYRMVKDGQVTTEIKYYSALEEEGHAIAQANAPLTPNNTFVNDLVNARRSGEFMLMNREDIELMDVSPKQLVSVAAALIPFLENDDANRALMGSNMQRQAVPLLRADAPLVGTGMERIVAHDSGAAVVARHNGMVESVDAARIVVRIEEGEVDESGTGVDIYTLTKFARSNQNTCLNQKPIVKVGDHVKRGEIIADGPSTQWGELALGQNVLVAFMPWAGYNFEDSILISEKLVKEDRYTSIHIEEFECVARDTKLGKEEITDDIPNLGEDALADLDESGIIRIGAEVKPGDILVGKITPKGETQLSPEEKLLRAIFGEKAGDVRDTSLRVPPGVEGVVIGARVFSRKGSDKDSRTEHIEKTEINKLLKDQNDEIRIIRDSAKSKLLGLLVGQTAAVSVMDSAGEVLLPKGKKISTAALENIPLLKWKEVSLTKAEEVEDRISTLFARLEEREELIKGVFSDKIEKLKRGDDLPPGVIKMVKVYIAIKRKLSVGDKMAGRHGNKGVLSRVLPEEDMPYMADGTPVEIVLNPLGVPSRMNVGQILETHLGLAARGLGLQIQESLDKNFGTARIKERVKEIYGNGELNTFIDGLSDEETLAMARRLSNGVPMASPVFEGVNETQMKDEMARAGCTTSGQTTLYDGKTGDAFKEQVTVGIMYMLKLHHLVDDKIHARSIGPYSLVTQQPLGGKAQFGGQRLGEMEVWAMEAYGAAHALQEFLTVKSDDVAGRTRIYEAIVKGKHTLEAGLPESFNVLVKELQSLCLDVELLEEEDE; encoded by the coding sequence ATGGCTTATTCGATCGCGAATAACCAGCTTCTGCGGAAACATTTTGCCGAGATCAAGAGGATCATCGACATTCCCAACCTCATTGATATTCAGAAGAACTCCTATAAACGCTTTCTCCAGGCGGAACTCCCTCCTTCGGCCCGACAGAACATCGGCCTCGAGGCCGTTTTCCGTTCCGTTTTTCCCATCCGCGATTTCAGCGAAACAAGTTCACTGGAATATGTTTCCTATTCCCTCGGAATTCCAAAATATGACGTCGATGAGTGCCATCAGCGAGGCATGACCTTCGCCGCTCCAGTCAAGGTGCGGGTGCGCCTTGTCTCCTGGGATGTCGATAAGGAATCCGGCGTCCAGTCCATTCGCGACATCAAGGAGCAGGAGGTCTATTTCGGCGAAATCCCCCTCATGACCGAAAACGGCACCTTCATCATCAATGGGACAGAACGAGTCATCGTCAGCCAGCTGCACCGGTCCCCCGGCGTCTTTTTCGATCACGACAAGGGAAAGACTCACTCCAGCGGCAAGATCCTTTACAGCGCCCGGGTGATTCCCTATCGGGGCTCCTGGCTCGACTTCGACTTTGATCATAAAGATATTTTCTACGTTCGGATCGACCGTCGGCGCAAGCTCCCCGCGACGGTTCTCCTCAAGGCTCTCGGCTACTCCGCCGAGGAACTTCTCAATTATTATTACGATGTTGAGCTGATCGCCTTCGATGGCGAAGGGTACAAGAAGCGGGTCAATCTTGACCTGCTTACGGGGCAACGGGCCAGTGTCGACGTGGTCGCCGCCGATGGCGAAGTCGTCATCAAGGCGAACCGCAAATTCACAAAGGCCGGCATTCGCAAACTGGCGGAAAAGGGGATCGAATTCATCCCTGTCCTGGAAGAGGACGTGATCGGGAAGGTGGCTTCCACCGATATCGTCGACACGGCCACCGGCGAGGTGATCGTCGAGTGCAATGAGGAGATTTCTCTCGCCAAGCTTGAGGAGCTGCGCTCGCGAGGCATCAATGAATTCCCGGTTCTGTTCATCGACAACCTCTATGTCGGGCCCTATCTGCGCGATACCCTTCTGCTCGACAAGATCGTCACTCCCGAAGACGCGATGATCGAGATTTACCGGCGGCTCCGTCCGGGCGACCCTCCGACCATCAAGAGCGCCACCGCCCTGTTCGAGAGCCTGTTCTTCAACCCCGAGCGCTACGACCTCTCCGTGGTCGGCCGCCTGAAGCTCAATTACAAGCTGGGCCTGGAGACTCCCCTGGAGCACACCACTCTCACCAAGGAAGACATTCTGGAGGTGGTGCGCTATTTGATCGGCTTGCGCAACGGCCGGGGGAACATCGATGATATCGACCATCTGGGCAACCGACGGGTGCGTGCCGTGGGCGAACTGCTGGAAAACCAGTATCGCGTCGGCCTGGTGCGCATGGAACGGGCGATTAAGGAACGCATGAGCCTGCAGGAAGTCGACAGCCTCATGCCGCACGACCTCATCAATTCCAAGCCGGTTTCGGCGGTCGTCAAGGAGTTCTTCGGTTCGTCCCAGCTCTCCCAGTTCATGGACCAGACCAACCCTCTGTCGGAGATCACCCACAAGCGCCGACTCTCGGCCCTCGGTCCCGGCGGCCTGACCCGAGAACGGGCCGGTTTTGAGGTTCGCGACGTTCATCCGACCCACTACGGCCGGGTATGCCCGATCGAAACTCCGGAAGGTCCCAACATCGGCCTGATCGCCTCCCTGTCGACCTATGCCCGGATCAACGAGCACGGCTTCGTCGAAACTCCTTACCGGATGGTGAAGGATGGTCAGGTTACCACAGAGATCAAGTACTATTCGGCGCTTGAGGAGGAAGGCCACGCTATTGCCCAGGCGAATGCGCCCTTGACTCCGAACAACACCTTCGTCAATGATCTGGTGAACGCCCGCCGGAGCGGCGAGTTCATGCTGATGAACCGGGAGGACATCGAGCTGATGGACGTCTCTCCCAAGCAGTTGGTCTCCGTTGCCGCGGCACTGATTCCTTTCCTCGAGAACGATGACGCAAACCGCGCCCTGATGGGCTCCAACATGCAGCGCCAGGCGGTTCCCCTGCTGCGCGCCGATGCCCCCCTGGTAGGCACCGGAATGGAGCGAATTGTCGCCCACGACTCCGGAGCGGCTGTGGTGGCCCGGCATAACGGCATGGTGGAGAGCGTGGACGCCGCCCGCATCGTCGTGCGCATCGAGGAAGGCGAGGTGGATGAATCGGGGACGGGGGTGGATATCTACACCCTGACCAAGTTCGCCCGCTCCAACCAGAACACCTGTCTCAACCAGAAGCCGATCGTCAAAGTTGGAGACCATGTCAAGCGCGGCGAGATCATCGCCGACGGCCCCTCCACCCAATGGGGCGAACTGGCCCTGGGACAGAACGTCCTGGTCGCCTTCATGCCCTGGGCGGGTTACAACTTCGAGGACTCCATCCTCATTTCCGAGAAGCTTGTGAAGGAGGACCGCTACACCTCCATCCACATCGAGGAATTCGAGTGCGTCGCCCGCGACACAAAGCTGGGGAAAGAGGAAATCACCGACGATATTCCCAACCTCGGCGAGGACGCCCTGGCCGATCTCGACGAAAGCGGAATCATTCGCATTGGCGCCGAAGTTAAACCGGGCGATATCCTGGTGGGGAAAATCACCCCCAAGGGGGAGACCCAGCTCTCTCCTGAAGAGAAACTGCTTCGGGCCATCTTCGGCGAGAAAGCCGGGGATGTTCGCGACACCTCGCTGCGGGTTCCTCCGGGCGTCGAAGGGGTGGTCATCGGGGCCAGAGTCTTCTCCCGCAAAGGTTCCGACAAGGACAGCCGGACCGAACATATCGAGAAGACCGAAATCAACAAGCTTCTCAAGGACCAGAACGACGAGATCCGCATCATCCGCGATTCGGCGAAAAGCAAACTTCTGGGGCTGCTTGTCGGGCAGACGGCTGCCGTTTCGGTCATGGACTCCGCCGGCGAAGTTCTGCTGCCCAAAGGCAAGAAAATTTCTACGGCGGCCCTGGAAAATATTCCCCTCCTGAAATGGAAGGAAGTCTCCCTGACCAAGGCCGAAGAGGTCGAGGACAGGATTTCCACACTTTTTGCGCGCCTGGAAGAGCGGGAAGAACTCATCAAGGGGGTTTTCTCCGACAAGATCGAAAAACTCAAGCGCGGAGACGATCTGCCACCGGGCGTCATCAAGATGGTCAAGGTCTACATCGCCATCAAGCGCAAGCTGTCCGTTGGCGACAAGATGGCCGGCCGTCACGGCAACAAGGGCGTCCTTTCCCGGGTTCTTCCCGAGGAGGATATGCCTTATATGGCTGACGGCACACCCGTCGAAATCGTTCTCAACCCCCTCGGGGTTCCCTCCCGCATGAACGTGGGACAGATCCTGGAGACCCATCTCGGTCTTGCCGCACGCGGTCTGGGTCTGCAGATTCAGGAGTCTCTGGATAAGAACTTCGGGACGGCCCGGATCAAGGAAAGGGTCAAGGAAATCTACGGCAACGGGGAGTTGAACACCTTCATCGACGGACTCTCCGACGAGGAGACCCTGGCGATGGCCCGTCGACTGTCCAACGGCGTCCCCATGGCCTCGCCGGTATTCGAAGGGGTGAACGAAACGCAGATGAAGGACGAGATGGCCAGGGCCGGCTGCACGACGAGCGGTCAGACCACCCTTTACGACGGCAAGACCGGCGATGCCTTTAAGGAGCAAGTCACCGTCGGCATCATGTACATGCTCAAGCTTCACCATCTGGTCGATGACAAGATCCACGCCCGTTCCATCGGTCCCTACAGTCTGGTCACCCAGCAGCCTCTGGGCGGAAAGGCCCAGTTCGGCGGGCAGCGACTGGGCGAGATGGAAGTGTGGGCCATGGAAGCCTATGGGGCGGCTCATGCCCTGCAGGAGTTTCTGACTGTCAAGTCCGACGATGTGGCCGGCCGCACCCGGATTTACGAGGCCATCGTCAAAGGCAAGCACACGCTGGAGGCCGGACTCCCCGAATCCTTCAACGTGCTGGTCAAGGAACTGCAGTCCCTGTGTCTCGACGTGGAACTCCTCGAAGAGGAAGACGAGTAA